From the Bremerella alba genome, one window contains:
- the acs gene encoding acetate--CoA ligase: protein MSDGKTGQIDNVMHESRLFPPSEEFASKARVKSVEEYQQKWEEAKSDLPAFWDKFAKEELHWFEPYNEVLQWKCPDAKWFVGGKTNVSYNCLDRHLGTPTEDKIAILWEGEPGDQRTLTYKELHAEVCKFASVLKSLGVEEGDRVSLYMPMVPELAIAMLACARIGAIHSVIFAGFSAESIADRNNDAQAKVIVTADAGWRRGKELPLKAIVDEALEKSETIEKCVVLKRVGNDIEMKSDRDVWYHDLMDAASADFPATPLDSETPLFILYTSGSTGKPKGILHTTAGYNLFAKKTFEWVFDHRDDDVYWCTADCGWITGHSYVVYGPFSAGATCVMYEGAPNYPDEGRFWEIVEKYKVTILYTAPTAIRAFIKWGDQWVDKHDLSSLRLLGTVGEGINPEAWMWYHKKIGGEKCPIVDTWWQTETGGIMMSPLPGAIATKPGSCTRPLFGVVPGVYDDSLDEVGTNHGGMLTITEPWPGMLRGVWGDEERFKETYWSKVPGKYLAGDNARCDEDGYYWIMGRIDDVINVAGHRLSTIEVESALVSHPLVAEAAVVGRPHEVKGEAIAAFVTLKGANDPEEARDILKKHVRKEIGALAVPDDIRFTATLPKTRSGKIMRRLLRDIASGKEDVGDTTTLEDYSVLAKLREEE from the coding sequence ATGTCGGATGGTAAAACCGGGCAAATTGACAACGTGATGCACGAATCGCGGCTCTTTCCCCCTAGTGAAGAGTTCGCGTCGAAGGCCCGGGTCAAGTCGGTCGAAGAATACCAGCAGAAGTGGGAAGAGGCCAAATCGGACTTACCTGCATTCTGGGATAAGTTCGCCAAGGAAGAACTTCACTGGTTCGAGCCTTACAACGAAGTCTTGCAGTGGAAATGTCCCGACGCCAAGTGGTTCGTCGGTGGCAAGACCAACGTTAGTTACAACTGCTTGGATCGCCACTTAGGCACTCCGACCGAGGACAAGATCGCCATCTTGTGGGAAGGCGAGCCTGGCGATCAGCGCACGCTGACCTACAAGGAACTGCATGCCGAGGTTTGTAAGTTCGCCAGCGTACTGAAGAGCCTTGGCGTCGAGGAAGGGGATCGCGTTTCGCTTTATATGCCGATGGTCCCTGAACTGGCGATCGCGATGCTCGCGTGTGCCCGGATTGGTGCCATTCACTCCGTGATCTTCGCTGGTTTCTCGGCCGAATCCATTGCGGACCGCAACAACGATGCTCAGGCCAAGGTTATCGTCACTGCCGACGCAGGCTGGCGACGCGGCAAGGAATTGCCACTCAAAGCGATCGTCGACGAAGCCCTCGAAAAATCGGAAACGATTGAAAAGTGCGTCGTATTGAAGCGAGTTGGCAACGATATCGAGATGAAATCAGATCGGGATGTCTGGTACCACGACTTGATGGATGCCGCCTCGGCTGACTTCCCTGCGACTCCATTGGACAGCGAAACTCCACTGTTCATCCTGTATACAAGTGGATCGACCGGAAAACCGAAAGGAATTCTGCACACAACCGCTGGGTATAACCTCTTTGCTAAGAAGACCTTTGAGTGGGTCTTTGATCATCGCGACGATGACGTCTACTGGTGTACTGCCGACTGCGGTTGGATCACCGGACACAGCTACGTGGTATATGGGCCGTTCTCGGCCGGTGCCACATGCGTAATGTACGAGGGCGCCCCAAACTACCCTGATGAAGGGCGGTTCTGGGAGATCGTCGAGAAGTACAAGGTGACCATTCTTTACACCGCTCCGACGGCCATTCGAGCATTCATCAAATGGGGTGATCAGTGGGTCGATAAGCACGATCTATCTAGCTTGAGGTTGCTAGGTACCGTCGGCGAAGGCATCAACCCGGAAGCCTGGATGTGGTATCACAAGAAGATCGGCGGCGAAAAATGTCCGATCGTCGATACCTGGTGGCAGACCGAGACCGGCGGCATCATGATGTCTCCACTTCCCGGAGCGATTGCGACCAAGCCTGGCAGTTGTACCCGACCGCTTTTCGGTGTTGTGCCTGGCGTCTACGACGATTCCCTCGACGAAGTCGGAACCAACCATGGCGGAATGCTTACTATTACCGAGCCATGGCCAGGTATGCTGCGTGGCGTTTGGGGTGACGAAGAACGTTTCAAGGAAACTTATTGGTCCAAAGTCCCCGGCAAGTATTTGGCAGGCGACAATGCCCGGTGCGATGAAGACGGTTACTATTGGATCATGGGCCGAATTGACGACGTCATCAACGTCGCTGGTCACCGCCTGAGTACCATTGAGGTCGAAAGTGCCTTGGTATCACATCCGCTTGTTGCCGAAGCCGCTGTGGTGGGGCGCCCGCATGAGGTGAAAGGGGAAGCGATTGCTGCCTTCGTGACACTCAAGGGGGCAAATGACCCGGAAGAGGCACGAGATATTCTGAAGAAGCACGTCCGAAAGGAAATCGGTGCGTTGGCTGTTCCTGACGATATCCGTTTCACGGCGACTTTGCCCAAAACCCGAAGTGGAAAGATCATGCGTCGCCTGTTACGCGACATCGCTTCCGGCAAAGAAGATGTGGGTGATACTACGACACTCGAAGATTACTCGGTGTTAGCTAAGCTTCGCGAAGAAGAGTAA